The segment CTATTAACGCCACCGCCTAAAGCGATGACCCGTGATGCCATCAAGCGTCTGGAAGCGATTAGCGCTTCGGATGATCTAGGCGCAGGCTTTACCCTGGCCAGCCACGATATGGAAATCCGTGGCGCGGGTGAACTGCTGGGGGATGAACAGAGCGGCCAGATGGAAACCATCGGCTATACACTCTATATGGAAATGCTGGATCGAGCGGTAAAAGCCATTCGTGCAGGCAAAACACCCAATATCGATGCGCCCTTCAATACCGGCGTGGAAATCAACTTCAACCTGCCAGCGCTGATTCCGAGTGATTATATTCACGATGTGCAGCAGCGTCTGGTCATGTATAAGCGGATTGCCAACACGCAAAGTGATAACGAACTCAAAGAGCTGCAGGTGGAGTTAATTGATCGTTATGGCCTGCTACCCAATCCGCTGAAGAACCTTATTCGCCAGACCAAGCTGCGTCACCGTGCAGAGCAGCTGGGCATCAGCAAGATCGAGGCTGGCGAGAGCCGTGGCAGAGTGCTGTTTGATAGCAGCACCCAGGTGGATCCCTTAACTCTGGTGACGCTCATTCAAACGTCACCAAAACACTACCGTTTAGACGGTTCTGACACCTTACGGTTTGAATTACCAATGGAAAGTGTCGACAAGCGCTTCGAGCAGCTTGAAAACCTGCTTAGCACCCTTAATCAAAAAGTAGCGGCGGCGTGAAGCTTGGGGCAAACTTGTCAGTAGCCATGACCCAGTTGACCAACAGTCGTTGATTGACCTTAATGGCCCAGCAACGCGCATCAGCAGTGAATCAACATATTAGGAACGACCATGAACATTCGCGATACCCTTACCCACTGGGGCCCTACCAGTTTGGCCGTGCTACTCGCCGCTAGTCTGGTGAGCCCAGCTTTTGCGCAACCGGCTGAAGAGCAAACAGACACCCCAGCCCAAGAGCAGGTGCAAGAACAGCAGGCGCAAGAACAGGTAGAAGAGCCGACCCAAGAGCAAGCACAGGAAATCAGCATCGATGCTATTGACAGCTCCGCTCAGGTTGCTGACCAGGACGAGCTGCCCCGCGGTCACTTCCGCCTTCCTGAAAATGGCGATGTCATTGGGGAGCGCTATACCGTTGTTGTCGAAGACCCCAAGCAGACGTTGATCGATATCGCCCGGCGCCACAACATTGGCTATGAAGAGATCCGCATGGCCAACCCGGATGTCAGTCTCTGGGTACCCGGTGTAGGTACCGAGGTGGTGATACCCGCCCAGTACATTCTGCCCGCTGCGCCGCGGGAAGGCGTTATCGTTAACCTGTCGGAGCTTCGCCTCTACTACTACCCCGCAGACAAGCCCGGTATTGTCGAAACCTATCCGGTCAGCGTGGGGCGTGAAGAGTTCGCTACCCCAGTAGGCATCACACGCACAACGGTTAAGGTGAAAGACCCCGCCTGGGCTCCACCGGCATCCATGCGTCGCGAAGCAGCCGCACGTGGCGAGCCAGCCCCCTCCGTGGTTCCTGCAGGCCCCAACAACCCTTTGGGCGAGCACGCGATCCTGCTGGCCATGCCGAGCTACCTGATTCACGGCACTAACCGTCCTGATGGTGTGGGCATGCGCGTTAGCCGCGGCTGTATCCGCATGTACCCGGAAGATATCAAATCGCTCTACGAGCGCTTGCCTAGCGGCACTCAGGTCAACCTGATGGATGCCCCATTCAAAGCAGGCTTTGCAACCGACGGCACGCTGTTCGTACAGTCGTTTCCACAACTTGAAGAGAACGTGGAAGGCTTTGAACCGCTGCTAAACGCCCTGGAGCGGGTCACCGAGCTAACTGACAAAGATGTTGAAATAGATGCTGAACGGATTCAGCGCGCCGTCGAAGCCCCTGACGGCCAATTTATCGCCCTCTTTGGTCCTCAGGCACCTCAACCAGAACCAGAGCCTGTCGAGCTGATTGAAGAGCTCAAGCTCAGCGCCAGCACTGAAAGCGATAAAGACGCTTAACCGAACATCTGGCAACAAAAAACCCCGCCTTGGCGGGGTTTTTTGCGTAGCTAGTATCAAAACCTTCTGGTCTGACGCCTTAACTTACGGCGTCTTGCTTTCAATGTCTTAACTAACTACAGCTTTCTTCCAACAGCTGCTGAGAGAGTCAGTTGACGCCCTCAGCAGCCCAAGCAGAATTACTTCTGCATGGAACGCTGGAACATACGGTTCATTTCTTCACGGTTCTGCTCAGACATCTGCAGAGCAGCCTGCGCGTCGCGCTGGGCTTGGTTTGCAGTGTTCATCGCTTGTGAAGCCATGCTACGTGCTTCTGCAGCGTCAGCCTGTGCAGATTCTGCAGTCATGCGAACTTCTTCCAGCGCGCCGGTAGAAGCACAACCAGCAAGAATTGCCAGAGAAGCGGCAGCAGCAGTCATCTTCAGAGTAGTTTTCAGAGTCATAATGTTCTCCTTGAGTCGTCCTTGGGTACTACGTTAAGGGTATGACAAAAATAATACTAGTCACTTAAATTAGAATAAGTTCTTAGCTTAAATTTGTCTACCTGCGGTGCAGGTTCTTTTCACTGACTTGTGCTGCAAAGCACGCAAGTCAAACGCTGTTTTATAATAGACCACAGCGGTTGTCTATAGCCACTTATTTAAAACCTCGAACTTCCATCAACGGCGATAGCTTAACGGATCACTACTCGAGTGCCAACACCCACTAGCGCTACGAGGCGATCAATTTGCTCGTTGGTAACGGCAACACACCCCTGGGTCCAGTGATAACGCCCATGAATATCGGGATCTGCGCTTCCAAGGCCATGAATTCCAATCGCCCCGCCCAGTGCAGTGTTTTGCGGTGGTTTGCCGTAAAGTCGATAGTAGTCGAAGTAATCGTCATAATCAGCTTGGGAATAAATCCCTTTTTCCAGCGCCATTCTAGCGTGCACTGGGGTAGGGTAATCAATGCCAATAAAAGTACGCCACTGGCTTTCGTAATTGAAACGGTTGATATGAAACTCACCCATGGGGGTCACATTATCGCCGCGAACCCGTTGGGTTTTAGCCCCAGCTCGGCCAAGTGATATGGGTGCAAACCGCTCCACCAGCGCGTTACCACGAAACACGCTGAGTGTGGCTTCCTTGTCGTCCACAAGCACCCATAGTTCGTTACTATGACGCGGCACATGGGCGCGACTCAGCATCGTTTCTACGAGATCGGTGGAGCTGCCCTGGCTGGGCGCAGTGACAGCGGCACTGGCCACGGCTGGTAAGCTCAACACCATGGCTAAAAATCGGCGGCGATTAACTAAAAACATGACAGCTCTCGAAACAAGTTAACCCGTGGTTGAACGACTAGACACATCTGGTGGCTGTTATACCTTATTCCCAGATTCGCCGTTAGTAATTTCGTCATGTACACGTCTGACGTCTTGAAGAGGAGTAACCGATAATCCACAAATTGAAGCCCCATCAAACGCCCTGCAACTCTTCGATGCTCGCCATTATATGGCGTATCTCGGCATTATGACCTTGAGCCAGGGCGTCGAAAAACGCCTCCTCAGGCTCAATTTTCGCTCGCGCAGCGCGATGCTCATAGAGCGCTTGAAGACGCTGATGCGCCGACGTGGCAGTTCTCATCGCATCTTCTATCGAGCCAGCAATCGTTTGTTCCGCCAAGCGATCCAATTCAGGTGGCTGGGGGAAATCGCTCGAATCATCGAACCATAACTCCAGTACTTCTGAATGATCAGCGCCATCGTGAGAGAGGCCTTCAAGGCCCGTTTTCATTTTCAGCTCGCGGCTGGCCAAGTAATTAAACGCCATCTCCAGGCGCTCATTGTCAGCTTTGTCGGCGGCTTCACTGTACTGCTGAGCCATACGGGCATGAAACCCCGTCGCCCATTCGATTAAATCTTTCACCTGGTTATAGCGCATCATAATCTCCTCACATGACTGACGACTTGAGCGATGTATAGCAATAAAAACACTACCACTCCAGGCTGGTTTCGCGCAGCGCGCCTATTTCACGCTTGGCCGCCTGAAGATTATCCAGCAACTGCTGGCGCAAACCGGCTTGATTACCCACGGCAATCATAGCGGGGTTGTGCGTGGTGCGCCGCGCAGCACCGTCATCACTATGCAGACGCTCAAGTTGAAACTCCAACCAATTCAGCCAGCTTTCAGGCTGGGCTTTTAAGTCGCGCAGACGCTGCAGCTCGGCCAGGGCCGGACCATCTTGGCTCAGCAAGACAGTCCAGCGGTGCTCCGATAGACGAGCATGCTCTGTCACTTCGCGCAGCAACGACTCAAGAGCCAGTTCAAACAGCGCTAGCGCACTCTCCTCCAGCGCCATCTGCCGCGCCGTGGCATGCTCATCATCGCCTGAGGGTAAGGTGACTAACAGCTCCGCTTGGTAGAGCAGTTGGTTGGTTCGTGACCGTGCATTCACTTACGCTTGTCCTCCACATGCCATTTACCGGCATCAAACATTGCCTTCCAGCCGGTGGCCTTGCCCTCTTCGTCGGTCATCACGTACTGCTCTTTACTCTTACGCGAGTAGCGGATTTGGGCCGGACGACCATCCGGATCTTCACTCGGCGCTTTAAGAATGAAGTGATACTTCTCGGGCAGCTCATCGGCATGCGCTTTTAGCTCTTTCACTAGCGGCGGCCGTGTTTCGCGATTTTTAGGGAACTTGCTAGCGGCCAAAAACAGTCCGCTTGCTCCGTCACGCAGCACGTAATGGTCGTCAACTTTTTGACAGGCCAGTTCCGGCATCGGAATGGGATCCATTTTTGGCGGCGCCACTTCGCCACTTTTCAATAGTTTACGCGTATTTTTACACTCGCTATTGGTACAGCCAAAATACTTGCCAAAGCGGCCTGATTTCAGTTGCATCTCAGAGCCGCACTTGTCGCACTCGATGATCGGCCCGTCGTAGCCCTTGATCTTGAATTTGCCACTTTCTACTTCGTGGCCGTCACAGTCGGGGCTGTTGCCACAGATGTGCAGCTTACGCGTTTCATCGATCAGGTAGTTGTCCATCGCCGTGCCACACTTGGGGCAGCGGCGCTTGGCACGCAGTGCATTGGTTTCAGCCTCATCGCCCGCGTCTTCGGCCACCGCCTCTTCACCGGGAATCAGATCAATGGTGGTTTTGCAGCGCTCTTTAGGCGGTAAATTGTAGCCACTACAGCCCAGAAAAACCCCGGTGGAAGCGGTGCGAATCTGCATATGACGGCCACAGCTTGGGCAATCGATATCCGTCGGTACTGGCTGATTGGGGCGCATGCCATCTTCACTCTCCGCCTTGGCCAGCTCTTCACGGAACTCGCCATAGAAGGCATCCAGCAGCGCCTGCCAGTTGCGTTCGCCTTCAGCGACTTCATCCAGGCTATCTTCCATGCGTGCGGTGAACGAGAAGTCCATCAAATCAGGGAAGGACTCTTTCAACCGCTCGGTGACGATATCGCCTAGTTTTTCAGCGTAGAAGCGGCGGTTTTCCAATTTCACATAGCCGCGATCCTGGATCGTCGAGATGATTGAAGCGTAGGTGGACGGTCGGCCAATCCCCTGCTTCTCAAGCTCTTTAACCAAGCTTGCTTCCGTGTAGCGTGGCGCGGGCTTGGTAAAGTGCTGCTGAGGATCAAGCGCCTCCAACGCCATCGGCGTGCCTTTTGGCAAGTCAGGCAAGGTCTGATCTTCATTTTTACCACTAGGCTTCATCACCCGAGTATAACCATCAAACTTCAGCACACGCCCTTTTGCACGTAGCTCGTAGCCATCGACTTCCACATTTAGGGTGCTTGAAAGGTACTCTGCGGGGGTCATTTGGCAGGCCACAAACTGACGCCAGATCAGCTCATATAGGCGCTCGGCATCCCGTTCCATACCGGCCAAGTCGGACGCCTTGCGCTCGACGCTGGAGGGGCGAATCGCTTCGTGGGCCTCTTGGGCACTCTCTTTGCTGCTGTAACGATTGGGTGCTTCTGGCAGGTAGCGTTCTCCGAACTCTTCACCGATATAGCTACGTACGCTCTCAACCGCATCTTTCGACAAGTTGGTGGAGTCGGTACGCATATAGGTGATGTAACCCGCCTCATAAAGGCGCTGGGCCATGGTCATGGTTTTCTTAACAGAAAAACCTAACCGGCCACTCGCCGCTTGCTGCAGCGTAGAGGTAATAAAGGGTGCCGTGGGCTTTGAACTGGTGGGCTTATCTTCCCGAGAGGTAATCGCGAGATTGGCTTTTCTAAGCTGTTCAATGCGCGCCAGGGTATCTTTTTCAGACGTGGGCCTAAAGGCTTTGCCATCCTGACGGACCAGGGCAAAACGCACCAATTCGCCCTCGGGAGAGGCTAAATCCGCATGCACATCCCAGAACTCTTCAGGAATAAAAGCGCGTATTTCACGCTCGCGTTCGACAATCAGGCGTACAGCGACTGACTGCACGCGACCAGCCGACAGCCCTCGGGCCACTTTCGCCCACAGTAGAGGGGAAAGCATAAAGCCCACAACGCGATCTAGGAATCGCCTTGCCTGCTGCGCTTCTACTCGCGGGATATTCAGCGCGCCAGGCGCCTTGAAGGCGTCCTGAATCGCGTTTTTGGTAATTTCGTTGAACACCACGCGTTTGTAGCGGCTGTCATCACCACCAATGGTCTCGCGCAGGTGCCACGCAATGGCTTCCCCTTCGCGGTCCAAATCCGTTGCGAGATACACAGCGTCAGCTTTCTCAGCCAGCTTCTTTAGTTCAGCAACGACTTTCTCTTTTCCAGGTAGCACCTCATAGCGGGCTTCCCAGCCGTTATTGGGGTCAATCCCCATCCGCCGAATTAGCTGATCTTGGCTTTTACGCTTTTTATACTCCACCTTCTCTTCCGCCGACATCTTGCGTGTCGCTGCGGCCTGGCGCGCGCGCTCCTTGGGGTCGGAGGCTGCCTTACCTGAGCCGCTGGTCGGCAGGTCACGAATGTGACCCACGCTCGACTTCACGATGAAATCGTTGCCGAGATATTTGTTAATCGTCTTCGCTTTAGCTGGCGACTCGACGATGACCAGTGACTTGCCCATAGTGCTCCACTTTCCTAATGCACGGGCTGTCCAGCGCGTGCTCTGAATTCGGTGCCGTATCGACGGGATGAAACCGCCCGATAAAAAGATACGGATGAAAAAATGCGCCTACCCTACCCCAGCCCTTAGCTAAGCGCCAGTGGCAACCAAGTCGTAGGATGAATCCGTAGATTTCAGACAACCAAGGTTATATTTCAGATAAATAGTAGCTAGACACTAGACTGCCACCAGCATTACAGCAACCCAAAAGGCATTAAGACAAACAAAACGCCCCCACCAAATAGGCGGGGGCGCGGTCAGCTAAGGTACTGTTCTAGCGTTTAGGCGGCGTCTTTTTGCCCTTCGAAGTGCTAGCGGGTTTAGCCGCTGGCTCACTGACCGGTTCGTTAGTCGCAGCCGATTTTGGCGCCGACTCCTCGGCCACGGGCTTATCCTCGAGCACGGGCTTACCCTCGGCCAAAGGCTTATCCTTGGCCACTGGTGCAGCCTTAGCAGCTTGCGTCGCGGGCGGCTTAGCCGTATCAGATGCTGGTGCAGGACTAGCTTTTTCAGCGGCCTTGGCTTGAGCAGGCACTGCTTCAACGCTTGACGCCGATGTCTTCGCAGCAGCGGGCCTAGCCTTCGCAACCGATTTTCTGGCTGCGGGTTTGTTCGCTGCCGGCTTGCTCTCTACAGGCTTGCTGGGCCTTGCCTTATCAAACAGCGCTTTAACCTGATTAAAGCGATCAGCAGTATGCTCTGACAGATCGCCACTAGCAGCAAACACGTGCTCAAGGTGGCTTATATAGCCATCAATATCTTCATTGCTGCTACCTGTGAGCAAATCAGGCAATGAGTTCAACGCCAGTTCGCGATCCAGCTTTAAGATAAAGAACTGCTCGCGCACCAGACGTTTAAATTCACTGAGTTTAATGCCGGGTTCAAGCTCCGCGCGTGATGCGCGTAGCCGCTTAAAGTTACGCTCATCCGTGGCTGGGGCACCACCTAGCACGTAGATCAGCGAACGCATAACCGCTTCATGGGCACCACCTTGAGCAATTTTCTTGAGCAGCTCTTCCTGGCGCTGTTCAATAAAGCGGCGGTGCTCGGGCTCTGCCCCTGGGCGGCGGCGATGAACATGGGCGTCCCCATACAGGCCAACCGCGGCTTGTAACAGTGGCTGCCCGTAGATATCCATGAACATTTTTTCTGTACTGCTATCGCGTAAATCGCGCATCGCGTTGAGACTCGCCACCAGTTGATCCGACCCCATCGTTTCAAACGCTTTAAACAGGTTGTCGTGTGACACTGGGTGACGATCTTTACGCACCGCTTCCGCCATCACTGGGAGCGGCACTGAAAGCGGGTTGCGGTCAGAAAGCAGTTTGTAGCCCAATCGGATCGGGTGCATACGCCGAATAAAGCGGGCAGACTCTGGGGTCATGATGGCTTTTATCCAGGGCTGCATAAAGAGCCTGTACAAACCCAAATTGATTTCCGAGATCCGTGCCACTGTGGCAAAGCGACGATCGTCTTCAGGCTTGTGCATCACAGCCTGATCTAACTCTTCAAAGTTACGCGGCATAAATTCGAGCAGGTAGTCACGCTCAAATAGATCAGCATCTTCGCCTTTTTCGGCCGGGGATATGGCGGTTTCATAAAGCCCTGGCGGTAGTACGTCGATGTAATCCATATTGGCTGTGAATTCGGTATGCTCTTTTCGCGACACGCTGCCAGAAACAAAAATACCTAGGTGGCCGGTAGTATCGTGCTGGCAATAAACGATAGTTTGCTCGTTCGCGATAATATCATCGGTGTTTTCATATAAATCACGTATCCAGCCCAATGCTTGGGGCGGCGGCGTAATATCGTCGCCACGCGAGCAGAAAACGACTATTGGCGAGCGCACATTGCGCAGGTCGATTCGGCGCCCATCATGGGTGACCAACTGCGCGGTAGAGAGTCGATTGCCAACAAACAGGTTATCGACAATATACTGAATCTCTTCACCGCCCAATACGACGTGCCCTCCCCACCAGCGTTCAAAATCGAGGTATCGGCCGGCTTCCGTATCGATGTTGTCGTAAAGGTGATACTGCTTTTTCCAGTAGGTATTAGCCGGATTGAGGCGCTCAAAGTTCTGTACCAACCACGCTCCGTCAAACAAGCCATCGCCAATATCGCTAGTGAGCGCCGTAATCCAACTGCCACCCACCATACCGCCGGTGTAACGCATCGGGGCTTTGCCGTGCTCACCTGCCCAGTAAGAGAGCGGCGCACCGGCAATCAGGATTGGCCCAAAAACATCCGGCTCTAAGGCTGCCGCCATCATGATTTGCCAGCCCGCCTGACAATTGCCTACGACCATCGGCTTTTCGGTGGTTTCGGGATGAAGTTCAATCACATGACGAAGGAACGCAACTTCCGACTCAACCACATCCTCGACGGTTTGACCCGGCTCAGGAAACGGCAAAAAACCAATAAAATAGCAGGGGTGCCCCGCTTTAAGCGCTACGCCCAACTCACTGTCCGGCTTAAAGCCACCAATCCCTGGCCCATGCCCGGCACGCGGGTCTACCACTACAAAAGGGCGCATTTCTGGATCAGTTGCCGTCCCTTCGTGGGGCAGCACGCGCAGCAACTCATAGTTGGTTGGCCGCGGTAGCGACCGCCCATCCATCAGCACTTCGGTATCAAAACCCAATACGCTGGGCTTTGTTTTCTCCATATGCTCAAGGTACTGATTGCCACGTTCACGCATAACGTCAAGATAAAGAACGCTGCGTTCAACGCTATCGCGCCAGTAATCAAAGGCGGCACGCCCAAACCCGAACGGGTCGATAAAAGACGTGATCGCCTCGCTGCCTGGCACGTTTGTGGAACCATTTTGTTGCTTTAGCCATGCGCCGACAAAAGCGTTGGCAGGAAACAAAGGATTGGCGAGTGGGTTGGCAAGAAAGTTCATAGGGTCTCCCATAGGGTTGGTGCATCGGCACCAGACCCGACAACAAAGATGCTGCAATGCAATATAGTTTAGGCCACTACGTCCGCGGCGTCGATCTTTAACCCTGATAATTACGCCTTATGCGACTAATTACCTCCTGTTTAGGCAGTGTCGAAGATTCAGTGTTAGCATGCTTTGTCCTGGCGATGAAGCCTGATTTTGGTATTAACCCTTACGGTACAAGGGTGTCCACTGCGAGGTTGCTATGTCGTCCCCTAATCTGCTCCATCGCCGCCATTTTCAAGCCTCCTCCAGCCCCTTGACCAGCCACGGTGTAGCCTGTTTACCGATACTTTCACCCTGAAGGCGAGTAGTGGCTTACGGTGTCTTGTTAATAGCGAGATATGTTACATTAGTGGTAACTAGCACGATAAAATGTCGTGCATACTTCGTATTAATTAGCTTTCAATTGGCAGGCTTTGAACGGGGTTAAACCCTTTTATACCTTCGGCCTACCGCACAGAAGAGAGGCTCTGTCCCTATGAGCAATAACCCCTCGCAGCGCGTGTCCAGCGGTGAAAAATACCGTAACGAGCATGGCATGTCGGTGATCAAGGATGGCATGAAGCAGCGCAAAGCGCAGCCAGAGGCCCCTTCTGTTGAGCTTGAGCGAAAACCCAAGTGGTTACGGGCACAAATCCCCGGCGGTGAGCGTTTTGAGGCGGTCAAGAAAAACGTCGCCACCCATCGACTAAGCACCGTTTGTGCCGAATCCCACTGCCCCAATATGGGCGAGTGCTGGAGCAACGGTACAGCCACTATCATGCTAATGGGCTCGGTATGCACCCGCGCCTGTCGATTCTGCGCGGTAGACACCGGCAACCCCCAAGGCTGGCTAGACCACGAAGAGCCCGAAAACACAGCCAAATCCGTAGAGCTTATGGGTCTGCGTTATATCGTACTGACGTCAGTCGACCGTGACGACCTTGACGATGGCGGCGCAACTCACTACGCCAACTGCATTCGCGCGATCAAAGCACGCACCCCCGAAGTAGTAGTGGAAGCTTTGACGCCAGACTTCGATGGTGAGCTTGCCGCTATCGAACGCGTCGTCGACTCTGGTCTGCAAGTATTTGCCCAGAACGTGGAAACCGTGGAGCGGCTGACAGGCCGCGTGCGAGACCGTCGGGCAGGTTATCGTAAAACCCTTGATGTCCTCGCCCATGCCAAGCGCTACCGCCCAGATATCATCACCAAAACCAGCCTGATGCTGGGCTTGGGTGAAACCGATGAAGAGATTTTGCAAACGTTTGACGATCTGCGTGAGATTGGTGTCGATATTGTCACGCTAGGCCAATACCTACGCCCCACCAAAAATCACCTGTCGGTGGAGCGCTGGGTAACGCCTGAAGAGTTTGATCGCTACCGCGTGATTGGACTGGAAAAAGGCTTTATGGAAGTGCCTTCTGGACCGCTGGTGCGTTCGAGTTACCGCGCCGATCGCGTGTTTGAGAAAAACAATCTGGGGCTCGCCTCACCTGCCGCGGTTCCCGGCCAGGAACAGGAAGCAAACCCCAATATTATTCCAGCGTTCAACGTCGGATAAGCCTGAATCAAGCGCTATACGGGGCTTACTGCTACTGAGTTGGCTTTAAGCCCCGCTTTATGAGCCCCGTTTAAACCGGTTTTTTAAAACAATGGCCCAGTTTTCATAGCGGCGATTGATCAACACTAACCAATTCGCGATTTAGCCGTTTGGCCAGCGCTTCGGCCAACTGCTCACCTACCCGATGATCGCTTGGCAACGTCACCAATTCAGCCAACTTCACCATAGGCATACCCGCATAGCCGCAGGGGTTAATGCGCAAAAAAGGCGCTAAGTCACCATCTACATTTAACGCCACGCCGTGAAAGCTTGCCCCGCGCCGAATACGTAGGCCGAGTGAAGCAATCTTCGCCTCACCCGTTTCTGTCATCACATAAACACCGGGGGCATCGGGCCGAGCTCGGGCACTTACACCGTAGCTATTCAAAACGTCAATCACGGCATTTTCCAGCGCAGTAACTAAATCGCGCACGCCAATTTTGCTCCGCCGCACATCCAGCAGCGGG is part of the Halomonas alkaliantarctica genome and harbors:
- a CDS encoding Lpp/OprI family alanine-zipper lipoprotein; this translates as MTLKTTLKMTAAAASLAILAGCASTGALEEVRMTAESAQADAAEARSMASQAMNTANQAQRDAQAALQMSEQNREEMNRMFQRSMQK
- a CDS encoding L,D-transpeptidase family protein, with amino-acid sequence MNIRDTLTHWGPTSLAVLLAASLVSPAFAQPAEEQTDTPAQEQVQEQQAQEQVEEPTQEQAQEISIDAIDSSAQVADQDELPRGHFRLPENGDVIGERYTVVVEDPKQTLIDIARRHNIGYEEIRMANPDVSLWVPGVGTEVVIPAQYILPAAPREGVIVNLSELRLYYYPADKPGIVETYPVSVGREEFATPVGITRTTVKVKDPAWAPPASMRREAAARGEPAPSVVPAGPNNPLGEHAILLAMPSYLIHGTNRPDGVGMRVSRGCIRMYPEDIKSLYERLPSGTQVNLMDAPFKAGFATDGTLFVQSFPQLEENVEGFEPLLNALERVTELTDKDVEIDAERIQRAVEAPDGQFIALFGPQAPQPEPEPVELIEELKLSASTESDKDA
- the lipA gene encoding lipoyl synthase — protein: MSNNPSQRVSSGEKYRNEHGMSVIKDGMKQRKAQPEAPSVELERKPKWLRAQIPGGERFEAVKKNVATHRLSTVCAESHCPNMGECWSNGTATIMLMGSVCTRACRFCAVDTGNPQGWLDHEEPENTAKSVELMGLRYIVLTSVDRDDLDDGGATHYANCIRAIKARTPEVVVEALTPDFDGELAAIERVVDSGLQVFAQNVETVERLTGRVRDRRAGYRKTLDVLAHAKRYRPDIITKTSLMLGLGETDEEILQTFDDLREIGVDIVTLGQYLRPTKNHLSVERWVTPEEFDRYRVIGLEKGFMEVPSGPLVRSSYRADRVFEKNNLGLASPAAVPGQEQEANPNIIPAFNVG
- a CDS encoding L,D-transpeptidase family protein; its protein translation is MFLVNRRRFLAMVLSLPAVASAAVTAPSQGSSTDLVETMLSRAHVPRHSNELWVLVDDKEATLSVFRGNALVERFAPISLGRAGAKTQRVRGDNVTPMGEFHINRFNYESQWRTFIGIDYPTPVHARMALEKGIYSQADYDDYFDYYRLYGKPPQNTALGGAIGIHGLGSADPDIHGRYHWTQGCVAVTNEQIDRLVALVGVGTRVVIR
- the topA gene encoding type I DNA topoisomerase, with translation MGKSLVIVESPAKAKTINKYLGNDFIVKSSVGHIRDLPTSGSGKAASDPKERARQAAATRKMSAEEKVEYKKRKSQDQLIRRMGIDPNNGWEARYEVLPGKEKVVAELKKLAEKADAVYLATDLDREGEAIAWHLRETIGGDDSRYKRVVFNEITKNAIQDAFKAPGALNIPRVEAQQARRFLDRVVGFMLSPLLWAKVARGLSAGRVQSVAVRLIVEREREIRAFIPEEFWDVHADLASPEGELVRFALVRQDGKAFRPTSEKDTLARIEQLRKANLAITSREDKPTSSKPTAPFITSTLQQAASGRLGFSVKKTMTMAQRLYEAGYITYMRTDSTNLSKDAVESVRSYIGEEFGERYLPEAPNRYSSKESAQEAHEAIRPSSVERKASDLAGMERDAERLYELIWRQFVACQMTPAEYLSSTLNVEVDGYELRAKGRVLKFDGYTRVMKPSGKNEDQTLPDLPKGTPMALEALDPQQHFTKPAPRYTEASLVKELEKQGIGRPSTYASIISTIQDRGYVKLENRRFYAEKLGDIVTERLKESFPDLMDFSFTARMEDSLDEVAEGERNWQALLDAFYGEFREELAKAESEDGMRPNQPVPTDIDCPSCGRHMQIRTASTGVFLGCSGYNLPPKERCKTTIDLIPGEEAVAEDAGDEAETNALRAKRRCPKCGTAMDNYLIDETRKLHICGNSPDCDGHEVESGKFKIKGYDGPIIECDKCGSEMQLKSGRFGKYFGCTNSECKNTRKLLKSGEVAPPKMDPIPMPELACQKVDDHYVLRDGASGLFLAASKFPKNRETRPPLVKELKAHADELPEKYHFILKAPSEDPDGRPAQIRYSRKSKEQYVMTDEEGKATGWKAMFDAGKWHVEDKRK
- a CDS encoding 2-hydroxyacyl-CoA dehydratase — protein: MRYNQVKDLIEWATGFHARMAQQYSEAADKADNERLEMAFNYLASRELKMKTGLEGLSHDGADHSEVLELWFDDSSDFPQPPELDRLAEQTIAGSIEDAMRTATSAHQRLQALYEHRAARAKIEPEEAFFDALAQGHNAEIRHIMASIEELQGV
- a CDS encoding DUF6586 family protein; the protein is MNARSRTNQLLYQAELLVTLPSGDDEHATARQMALEESALALFELALESLLREVTEHARLSEHRWTVLLSQDGPALAELQRLRDLKAQPESWLNWLEFQLERLHSDDGAARRTTHNPAMIAVGNQAGLRQQLLDNLQAAKREIGALRETSLEW
- the lipB gene encoding lipoyl(octanoyl) transferase LipB, which codes for MDNAVPIELHDLGHQAYLPVWEAMRALTDTRDAQTPDQFWLVEHDPVFTQGQAGKPEHLLLPGDIPVVHVDRGGQVTYHGPGQVVLYPLLDVRRSKIGVRDLVTALENAVIDVLNSYGVSARARPDAPGVYVMTETGEAKIASLGLRIRRGASFHGVALNVDGDLAPFLRINPCGYAGMPMVKLAELVTLPSDHRVGEQLAEALAKRLNRELVSVDQSPL
- a CDS encoding DUF3141 domain-containing protein, encoding MNFLANPLANPLFPANAFVGAWLKQQNGSTNVPGSEAITSFIDPFGFGRAAFDYWRDSVERSVLYLDVMRERGNQYLEHMEKTKPSVLGFDTEVLMDGRSLPRPTNYELLRVLPHEGTATDPEMRPFVVVDPRAGHGPGIGGFKPDSELGVALKAGHPCYFIGFLPFPEPGQTVEDVVESEVAFLRHVIELHPETTEKPMVVGNCQAGWQIMMAAALEPDVFGPILIAGAPLSYWAGEHGKAPMRYTGGMVGGSWITALTSDIGDGLFDGAWLVQNFERLNPANTYWKKQYHLYDNIDTEAGRYLDFERWWGGHVVLGGEEIQYIVDNLFVGNRLSTAQLVTHDGRRIDLRNVRSPIVVFCSRGDDITPPPQALGWIRDLYENTDDIIANEQTIVYCQHDTTGHLGIFVSGSVSRKEHTEFTANMDYIDVLPPGLYETAISPAEKGEDADLFERDYLLEFMPRNFEELDQAVMHKPEDDRRFATVARISEINLGLYRLFMQPWIKAIMTPESARFIRRMHPIRLGYKLLSDRNPLSVPLPVMAEAVRKDRHPVSHDNLFKAFETMGSDQLVASLNAMRDLRDSSTEKMFMDIYGQPLLQAAVGLYGDAHVHRRRPGAEPEHRRFIEQRQEELLKKIAQGGAHEAVMRSLIYVLGGAPATDERNFKRLRASRAELEPGIKLSEFKRLVREQFFILKLDRELALNSLPDLLTGSSNEDIDGYISHLEHVFAASGDLSEHTADRFNQVKALFDKARPSKPVESKPAANKPAARKSVAKARPAAAKTSASSVEAVPAQAKAAEKASPAPASDTAKPPATQAAKAAPVAKDKPLAEGKPVLEDKPVAEESAPKSAATNEPVSEPAAKPASTSKGKKTPPKR